One genomic window of Roseateles sp. DAIF2 includes the following:
- a CDS encoding MBL fold metallo-hydrolase, with product MLPEPQRLSPHVWLFQGLSAAGSAENRNNISNAGLIETPAGWVLVDALGSPALARELLARLKTLGPADKPLTHVILTHYHADHIYGLQVFKAAGAQILAHERAREYLNSDTAALRLRASIEEGLVEPGTRLVPADRWIDGETTLTLGGLALQLIPVGPAHTPEDLGIWLPADKLLFAGDLVFRGRVPFVGQADSRRWVASLDRLLARPAAIVVPGHGPASTEARQDLLLTRDYLAFLRASMGRAAREMTPFDEAYAATDWSRYENLPLFKLANRMNAYNTYLLMEQEPD from the coding sequence ATGCTGCCGGAGCCGCAGCGCCTCTCGCCCCATGTCTGGCTGTTCCAGGGCCTGTCGGCCGCTGGCAGCGCGGAGAACCGCAACAACATCTCCAACGCCGGCCTGATCGAGACGCCCGCCGGCTGGGTGCTGGTCGACGCGCTCGGTTCGCCGGCGCTGGCGCGCGAGCTGCTGGCGCGGCTGAAGACCCTCGGCCCGGCCGACAAGCCGCTGACCCATGTGATCCTGACCCATTACCACGCCGACCATATCTACGGCCTGCAGGTCTTCAAGGCGGCCGGCGCACAGATCCTGGCGCACGAGCGGGCGCGCGAGTACCTGAACAGCGACACCGCCGCGCTGCGCCTGCGGGCCAGCATCGAGGAGGGCCTGGTCGAGCCCGGCACCCGCCTGGTGCCGGCGGATCGCTGGATCGACGGCGAGACCACGCTCACGCTGGGCGGGCTGGCGCTGCAGCTGATCCCGGTCGGGCCGGCGCACACGCCGGAGGATCTCGGCATCTGGCTGCCGGCCGACAAGCTGCTGTTCGCCGGCGACCTGGTGTTCCGCGGCCGCGTGCCCTTCGTCGGCCAGGCCGACAGCCGGCGCTGGGTGGCCTCGCTGGACCGGCTGCTGGCGCGCCCGGCCGCGATCGTCGTGCCCGGCCATGGCCCGGCCTCGACCGAGGCGCGCCAGGACCTGCTGCTCACGCGCGACTACCTGGCCTTCCTGCGCGCCAGCATGGGCCGCGCGGCGCGCGAGATGACGCCCTTCGACGAGGCCTACGCCGCCACCGACTGGTCGCGCTATGAGAACCTGCCCCTGTTCAAGCTGGCGAACCGGATGAACGCGTATAACACCTATCTGCTGATGGAGCAGGAGCCGGACTAA
- the gshA gene encoding glutamate--cysteine ligase — MSEASNKAPQAPAATQLQGIRRGVEKESLRALPEGKLALTPHPAALGSALTHPHITTDFSESQLELITGVHGDAEVCLAELREVHQAVYQALHEQGEERLWVGSMPCGLPTDETIPLGRYGNSNVGRSKSVYRMGLGQRYGRRMQTISGIHYNWSMPGVSTEQYFGLIRNFRRHSFLLLYLFGASPALCSSFVEGRAHELLPLGQHSFHMPHGTSLRMGRLGYQSDAQASLSVSYNSLESYAASLQEALTRPYGPYEQLGIRGVGGDYNQLSPTLLQIENEFYGTIRPKRVIRAGERPLHALRERGVEYVEVRCMDLDPFEPLGISAQTMRFLDVFLLHCLQSDSPPDSPAEIAALARNQHLTAARGREPGLRLSRGEAEIPLLDWGREILDQCEPLAAALDAAQGGGLHREALAAARLALEEPQRTPSARVLAAMAQDFGASHVDFIRARSEAIRRELLELNFGAAARQRYAAMAAASVAEQQRIEAADTLDFESYRLRYLAPESLLA, encoded by the coding sequence ATGAGCGAAGCATCCAATAAAGCGCCGCAGGCACCCGCGGCCACACAACTACAGGGCATTCGTCGCGGCGTCGAGAAGGAAAGCCTGCGCGCGCTGCCGGAGGGCAAGCTCGCGCTGACCCCGCATCCGGCCGCGCTGGGCTCGGCCCTGACGCATCCCCATATCACCACCGATTTCAGCGAATCGCAGCTGGAGCTGATCACCGGCGTGCATGGCGATGCCGAGGTCTGCCTGGCCGAGCTGCGCGAGGTGCACCAGGCCGTCTACCAGGCGCTGCACGAGCAGGGCGAGGAACGCCTGTGGGTCGGCTCGATGCCCTGCGGCCTGCCGACCGACGAGACCATCCCGCTGGGCCGCTACGGCAACAGCAATGTCGGCCGCTCCAAGAGCGTCTACCGCATGGGCCTGGGCCAGCGCTACGGCCGGCGCATGCAGACCATCTCGGGCATCCACTACAACTGGTCGATGCCGGGCGTCAGCACCGAGCAGTATTTCGGCCTGATCCGCAACTTCCGCCGCCACTCCTTCCTGCTGCTCTATCTGTTCGGCGCCTCGCCGGCCCTGTGTTCGAGCTTCGTCGAAGGACGCGCGCATGAGCTGCTGCCGCTGGGCCAGCACAGCTTCCACATGCCGCATGGCACCTCGCTGCGCATGGGTCGGCTGGGCTACCAGAGCGATGCCCAGGCCTCGCTCTCGGTCAGCTACAACAGCCTGGAGAGCTATGCCGCCTCGCTGCAGGAGGCGCTGACCCGGCCCTACGGCCCCTACGAGCAGCTGGGCATCCGCGGCGTCGGCGGCGACTACAACCAGCTCAGCCCGACCCTGCTGCAAATCGAGAACGAGTTCTACGGCACGATCCGCCCCAAGCGCGTGATCCGCGCCGGCGAGCGCCCGCTGCATGCGCTGCGCGAGCGCGGCGTCGAATATGTCGAGGTGCGCTGCATGGACCTCGACCCCTTCGAGCCGCTGGGCATCAGCGCCCAGACCATGCGCTTCCTCGACGTGTTCCTGCTGCATTGCCTGCAAAGCGACAGCCCGCCGGACAGCCCGGCCGAGATCGCCGCGCTGGCGCGCAACCAGCATCTGACCGCCGCGCGCGGCCGCGAGCCGGGCCTGCGGCTCAGCCGCGGCGAGGCCGAGATCCCCCTGCTCGACTGGGGTCGCGAGATCCTGGACCAATGCGAACCGCTGGCCGCCGCGCTCGACGCGGCCCAGGGCGGCGGCCTGCACCGCGAGGCCCTGGCCGCCGCGCGGCTGGCGCTGGAGGAGCCGCAGCGCACGCCCTCGGCGCGCGTGCTGGCCGCGATGGCGCAGGACTTCGGCGCCAGCCATGTGGACTTCATCCGCGCGCGCTCCGAAGCGATCCGCCGCGAGCTGCTGGAGCTGAACTTCGGCGCCGCGGCGCGCCAGCGCTATGCCGCGATGGCCGCCGCCTCGGTGGCCGAGCAGCAGCGCATCGAGGCCGCCGACACGCTGGACTTCGAGAGCTACCGCCTGCGCTACCTGGCGCCGGAGAGCCTGCTGGCGTAG
- a CDS encoding DUF3526 domain-containing protein, whose translation MNKRSGSGRQAWWLVVYDLRALWRERSLLWLLGATLLVFGWALLQGARFEAEGRQAAAAAQAQQERARGAAQALARDYFAAPEAPRFAQMKWWRSPFDVRGYAFYEHLDFALRPALPGAALAVAQADVLPRYVRVRAESLDSARGAYDLEHPARLAVGRFDLMFCVVYLWPLVLLALGASVLTQDRETGRLAPLRLQGVAPGLLLLARSLARALVAGLVLALGIAALALLSGAVPADAAGAWALLQWSGLLLAYSLFWAGVSALICAHCQRQLTAAFAGFGAWVLLAILLPAGLSLASSLAAPVPGRELYVRALRDAGDAVAANRQQVLERFYDAHPQWRPQQTALAALPHAVTRIPRALEQERLLAPLEQQYEAARARRQALFDRFLWLSPVSLASEQWARLAGHDAQRQRRFMAEVAAHQGRLREFFGAQLQQAALRDERGRCARTCVEGYGFTAFEAVPRFTPSAALAAPAGAAAAPGALLAWALALLGLALSGPIYASRLSGAR comes from the coding sequence ATGAACAAGCGATCCGGTAGCGGCCGCCAGGCCTGGTGGCTGGTGGTCTACGACCTGCGCGCGCTGTGGCGCGAGCGCAGCCTGCTGTGGCTGCTGGGGGCGACCCTGCTGGTATTCGGCTGGGCGCTGCTGCAGGGCGCACGCTTCGAGGCCGAGGGTCGGCAGGCCGCCGCCGCGGCCCAGGCCCAGCAGGAGCGCGCGCGCGGCGCCGCGCAGGCGCTGGCGCGCGACTATTTCGCCGCGCCCGAGGCGCCGCGCTTCGCGCAGATGAAGTGGTGGCGCAGCCCCTTCGACGTGCGCGGCTATGCCTTCTACGAGCATCTGGACTTCGCGCTGCGCCCGGCCCTGCCGGGGGCCGCGCTGGCGGTGGCGCAGGCCGATGTGCTGCCGCGCTATGTGCGGGTGCGGGCCGAGAGCCTGGACAGCGCGCGCGGTGCCTACGACCTCGAGCATCCGGCGCGGCTGGCGGTTGGGCGCTTCGACCTGATGTTCTGCGTGGTCTACCTCTGGCCGCTGGTGCTGCTGGCGCTGGGGGCCTCGGTGCTGACGCAGGACCGCGAGACCGGGCGGCTGGCGCCGCTGCGGCTGCAGGGCGTGGCGCCGGGCCTGCTGCTGCTGGCGCGCAGCCTGGCGCGCGCGCTGGTGGCCGGCCTGGTGCTGGCGCTGGGCATCGCGGCGCTGGCGCTGCTGAGCGGCGCGGTGCCGGCCGATGCGGCGGGCGCCTGGGCGCTGCTGCAATGGAGCGGGCTGCTGCTGGCCTACTCGCTGTTCTGGGCCGGCGTCTCGGCGCTGATCTGCGCCCATTGCCAGCGCCAGCTGACCGCGGCCTTTGCTGGCTTCGGCGCCTGGGTGCTGCTGGCCATCCTGCTGCCGGCGGGGCTGAGCCTGGCCAGCAGCCTGGCCGCGCCGGTGCCGGGGCGCGAGCTCTATGTGCGCGCGCTGCGCGATGCCGGCGATGCGGTGGCGGCGAACCGCCAGCAGGTGCTGGAGCGCTTCTACGACGCGCATCCGCAATGGCGGCCGCAGCAGACCGCGCTGGCGGCCCTGCCGCATGCCGTCACCCGCATCCCGCGCGCGCTCGAGCAGGAGCGGCTGCTGGCGCCGCTGGAGCAGCAGTACGAGGCGGCGCGCGCGCGCCGCCAGGCCCTGTTCGATCGCTTCCTGTGGCTGAGCCCGGTCTCGCTGGCCAGCGAGCAATGGGCCCGGCTGGCGGGGCATGACGCGCAGCGGCAGCGCCGCTTCATGGCCGAGGTGGCGGCGCATCAGGGGCGGCTGCGCGAGTTCTTCGGCGCGCAGCTGCAGCAGGCGGCGCTGCGCGACGAGCGCGGGCGCTGTGCCCGCACCTGCGTGGAGGGTTACGGCTTCACGGCCTTCGAGGCGGTGCCGCGCTTCACGCCCTCGGCCGCGCTGGCGGCGCCGGCCGGCGCGGCCGCGGCGCCGGGCGCGCTGCTGGCCTGGGCGCTGGCGTTGCTGGGGCTGGCGCTGTCGGGGCCGATCTACGCCAGCAGGCTCTCCGGCGCCAGGTAG
- a CDS encoding DUF3526 domain-containing protein, with protein sequence MSGLARGWCAFAGAWSADWRERRRDWRVLLVLALALLLAAAATLIGARELRASQAARTEAQQAERQRWLEQGQKYPHSAAHYGIYAFKPRATLAALDPGVEPYVGSSVWLEAHKQNEFAYRPVNDEPGAVRQFGLSPAFVLQVLVPLAIVFLGFGSFAGERERGQLPGLRLAAAPLGLVAAARAAVLWLLALLLALPACLGVALLQAGAGEPFSDAGARLALFALGYGLYFAAWCLLVVGISALAPSLMRSLAVALALWVLLALLLPRAALQASQDVAPLPSGQAFRAALEAALGEPHDPDVEARQQQTLLAQYGVRTLRELPVNWAGIGLQRGEEAGDRVFDAHYGRLFAALRAQGEAAARWGWASPTVAVAVLSAAAAGSDTAHHLQFVQGAEAHRRLIQRLMNEAIAATPPSRGERVEHGAELWSRVPPLRFVFEPLAGAALLAPLLALLLASAVFCALALRRLRRGGMTR encoded by the coding sequence ATGAGCGGCCTCGCGCGAGGATGGTGCGCCTTCGCCGGCGCCTGGTCGGCCGACTGGCGCGAGCGCCGGCGCGACTGGCGCGTGCTGCTGGTGCTGGCCCTGGCCCTGCTGCTGGCCGCGGCCGCAACCCTGATCGGCGCGCGCGAGCTGCGCGCCAGCCAGGCCGCGCGGACCGAGGCCCAGCAGGCCGAACGCCAGCGCTGGCTGGAGCAGGGGCAGAAGTACCCGCATTCGGCCGCCCATTACGGCATCTATGCCTTCAAGCCGCGCGCCACCCTGGCGGCGCTGGACCCCGGGGTCGAGCCCTATGTCGGCTCCAGCGTCTGGCTGGAGGCGCACAAGCAGAACGAGTTCGCCTACCGGCCCGTCAACGACGAGCCCGGTGCGGTGCGCCAGTTCGGCCTGAGCCCGGCCTTCGTGCTGCAGGTGCTGGTGCCGCTGGCGATCGTGTTCCTCGGCTTCGGCAGCTTCGCCGGGGAGCGCGAGCGCGGCCAGCTGCCGGGGCTGCGCCTGGCCGCGGCGCCGCTGGGCCTGGTGGCCGCGGCGCGCGCGGCGGTGCTGTGGCTGCTGGCCCTGCTGCTGGCGCTGCCGGCCTGCCTGGGCGTGGCGCTGCTGCAGGCCGGGGCCGGCGAGCCCTTCAGCGATGCCGGCGCGCGGCTGGCGCTGTTCGCGCTCGGCTACGGCCTGTACTTCGCGGCCTGGTGCCTGCTGGTGGTGGGTATCTCGGCGCTGGCGCCCAGTCTGATGCGCAGCCTGGCGGTGGCGCTGGCGCTGTGGGTGCTGCTGGCCCTGCTGCTGCCGCGCGCGGCGCTGCAGGCCTCGCAGGATGTCGCGCCGCTGCCCAGCGGCCAGGCCTTCCGCGCCGCGCTGGAGGCGGCGCTGGGCGAGCCGCATGACCCGGACGTCGAGGCGCGCCAGCAGCAGACCCTGCTGGCGCAGTACGGCGTGCGCACGCTGCGGGAGCTGCCGGTCAACTGGGCCGGCATCGGGCTGCAGCGCGGCGAGGAGGCGGGCGATCGCGTCTTCGACGCCCATTACGGCCGCCTGTTCGCCGCGCTGCGCGCGCAGGGCGAGGCGGCGGCGCGCTGGGGCTGGGCCTCGCCGACCGTCGCGGTGGCGGTGCTGTCGGCCGCGGCGGCCGGCAGCGACACCGCGCATCACCTGCAGTTCGTGCAGGGCGCGGAGGCGCACCGGCGCCTGATCCAGCGCCTGATGAACGAGGCGATCGCGGCGACGCCACCGAGCCGCGGCGAGCGGGTCGAGCATGGCGCGGAGCTGTGGTCGCGCGTGCCGCCGCTGCGCTTTGTGTTCGAACCGCTGGCCGGCGCCGCGCTGCTGGCGCCGCTGCTGGCGCTGCTGCTGGCCAGCGCGGTTTTCTGTGCGCTGGCGCTGCGGCGCCTGCGCCGCGGAGGGATGACGCGATGA
- a CDS encoding ABC transporter ATP-binding protein, with amino-acid sequence MSSEVALQIEGLVKRYGEQRAVDGLDLRVESGEIYALLGPNGAGKSTTIACTLGFLRPDAGSVRLAGAAPPEAAIRHAAYISENVALYERLSGIENVEFFMRLQGQRPRRAEIEGWLARAGLPEQAWARQAGTYSKGMRQKVGIVMALAKAARVLVLDEPTSGLDPQASIAFGALIRELAAERGTAVLIATHDLFRAQELAQRCGMLVGGRLLGEWRLASLAAGELERHYLSTLAEAVA; translated from the coding sequence ATGTCTTCTGAGGTCGCGCTGCAGATCGAGGGCCTGGTCAAGCGCTATGGAGAGCAGCGCGCGGTCGACGGGCTGGACCTGCGCGTCGAGTCCGGCGAGATCTATGCGCTGCTGGGCCCGAACGGCGCCGGCAAGAGCACGACGATCGCCTGCACCCTGGGCTTCTTGCGGCCGGACGCCGGCAGCGTGCGCCTGGCCGGCGCGGCGCCGCCCGAGGCGGCGATCCGGCATGCGGCCTATATCTCGGAGAACGTCGCGCTGTATGAGCGCCTGAGCGGCATCGAGAACGTCGAGTTCTTCATGCGCCTGCAGGGGCAGCGGCCGCGCCGCGCCGAGATCGAGGGCTGGCTGGCGCGCGCCGGCCTGCCCGAGCAGGCCTGGGCGCGCCAGGCCGGCACCTATTCGAAGGGCATGCGCCAGAAGGTCGGCATCGTGATGGCGCTGGCCAAGGCCGCGCGGGTGCTGGTGCTGGACGAGCCGACCTCGGGCCTGGACCCGCAGGCCAGCATCGCCTTCGGCGCGCTGATCCGCGAGCTGGCGGCCGAGCGCGGCACCGCGGTGCTGATTGCCACCCATGACCTGTTCCGTGCCCAGGAGCTGGCGCAGCGCTGCGGCATGCTGGTCGGCGGGCGCCTGCTCGGCGAATGGCGGCTGGCCAGCCTGGCGGCCGGCGAGCTGGAGCGGCATTACCTGAGCACCCTGGCGGAGGCGGTGGCATGA
- a CDS encoding TonB-dependent receptor, whose protein sequence is MKPRYLALPPQGKRPLLVLCLAAGAAAADEPTAGARLDAVQVHGSRSPGQLDPDLPSTLVGKSAEALLEQQNVFNPEDALRNLPNLTLRKRYSGDRNALLAGRSFSSLQAQRALVQMDGYLLSNFLYRFDAPRWNMIAPEEIERVDVAYGPFSALYAGNSMGVTVLMQTSRPRSAFEGALRLAGQSQSFDLYDDAGRYGNSQASALLGGRLESGSWWRLLLNRQQSTSQPQQYYVVLADAQGRFPTPSGPGMALPVQGIRYDIAPNGRRRAVFGANAGAIDRTLQHTAKLSAGHDFSPSLGVDGFLAWWRNDSHTSNRSFLRDAAGRTVWSGRVRDAGDATAQFDIPAQAFAPYSRDEAHLQGGLSLRTRHARGWNLLLQSSVYRVREDIQRDAAAPDPQAAAGGPGQAATRDGTGFDNLEAQARYTPSAGDWGGGAHALTLGLQDQRFRLRQRGLALADWRGGAPGALLSEVGGRSRLLALYAQDAWRFAPDWRLVSGLRWEAWRARDGLQSFAGIAPVQYAERRLEAWSPKLSLSWDAAPDLSLRVSAGRGVRFPTVSELFAGTRSGSKIERSDPQLRPERSDALELSAERRFAQGQLRASLFQDDVRDTIWNQLNPTLFPIVSTTQNVGRVRTRGLELAGEWHDWPLRGLSLEGHVAFNRATILENAALPASVGKHWLRVPRVRSALTLSYQPERAWTWSATYRHSGRQYNELDNSDLQPDRYGGVSSYGQLDLRLLWRGLPGLELALGVDNVGNQLAFQAHPYPGRSLFAEVRHVF, encoded by the coding sequence ATGAAACCAAGATATCTGGCCCTGCCGCCGCAGGGCAAGAGGCCCCTGCTCGTCCTTTGCCTGGCCGCCGGTGCCGCCGCGGCCGATGAACCGACGGCCGGCGCCCGGCTGGACGCCGTGCAGGTCCACGGCAGCCGCAGCCCCGGCCAGCTCGATCCGGACCTGCCCAGCACCCTGGTCGGCAAGAGCGCCGAGGCGCTGCTGGAGCAGCAGAACGTCTTCAACCCGGAGGACGCGCTGCGCAACCTGCCCAACCTGACCCTGCGCAAGCGCTACAGCGGCGACCGCAACGCGCTGCTGGCCGGCCGCAGCTTCTCCAGCCTGCAGGCGCAGCGCGCGCTGGTGCAGATGGACGGCTATCTGCTGTCCAACTTCCTCTACCGCTTCGACGCGCCGCGCTGGAACATGATCGCGCCGGAGGAGATCGAGCGGGTCGACGTGGCCTACGGCCCCTTCTCGGCGCTGTATGCCGGCAACTCGATGGGCGTGACCGTGCTGATGCAGACCAGCCGGCCGCGCAGCGCCTTCGAGGGCGCACTGCGCCTGGCCGGCCAGTCGCAGAGCTTCGACCTCTACGACGATGCCGGCCGCTACGGCAACAGCCAGGCCTCGGCCCTGCTGGGCGGGCGGCTGGAGTCGGGCAGCTGGTGGCGCCTGCTGCTGAACCGCCAGCAGTCGACCAGCCAGCCGCAGCAGTACTACGTGGTGCTGGCCGATGCGCAGGGCCGCTTCCCGACGCCGTCCGGCCCCGGCATGGCGCTGCCGGTGCAGGGCATCCGCTACGACATCGCGCCGAACGGGCGCCGCCGCGCGGTGTTCGGCGCCAATGCCGGCGCGATCGACCGCACCCTGCAGCACACCGCCAAGCTCAGCGCGGGCCACGACTTCTCGCCCAGCCTGGGCGTCGACGGCTTCCTGGCCTGGTGGCGCAATGACAGCCACACCAGCAACCGCAGCTTCCTGCGCGACGCGGCGGGCCGCACGGTCTGGTCCGGCCGGGTGCGCGATGCCGGCGACGCCACGGCCCAGTTCGACATCCCGGCCCAGGCCTTCGCGCCCTACAGCCGCGACGAGGCCCATCTGCAGGGCGGCCTGAGCCTGCGCACCCGCCATGCGCGCGGCTGGAACCTGCTGCTGCAAAGCAGCGTCTACCGCGTGCGCGAGGACATCCAGCGCGACGCCGCCGCGCCCGACCCGCAGGCCGCGGCCGGCGGGCCCGGCCAGGCCGCCACGCGCGACGGCACGGGCTTCGACAACCTGGAGGCGCAGGCCCGCTACACGCCCAGCGCGGGCGACTGGGGCGGCGGCGCCCATGCGCTGACCCTGGGTCTGCAGGACCAGCGCTTTCGACTGCGCCAGCGCGGCCTGGCGCTGGCCGACTGGCGCGGCGGCGCGCCCGGGGCGCTGCTGTCCGAGGTCGGCGGGCGCAGCCGCCTGCTGGCGCTGTATGCGCAGGATGCCTGGCGCTTCGCGCCGGACTGGCGCCTGGTCTCGGGCCTGCGCTGGGAGGCCTGGCGCGCGCGCGACGGGCTGCAGTCCTTCGCCGGCATCGCGCCGGTGCAGTACGCCGAGCGCCGGCTGGAGGCCTGGTCGCCCAAGCTCTCGCTGAGCTGGGATGCGGCGCCGGACCTGAGCCTGCGCGTCTCGGCCGGGCGCGGCGTGCGCTTCCCGACCGTGTCCGAGCTGTTCGCCGGCACGCGCTCGGGCAGCAAGATCGAGCGCAGCGATCCGCAGCTGCGCCCCGAGCGCTCCGATGCGCTGGAGCTGTCGGCCGAGCGGCGCTTCGCGCAGGGCCAGCTGCGCGCCTCGCTGTTCCAGGACGATGTGCGCGACACGATCTGGAACCAGCTCAACCCGACCCTGTTCCCGATCGTCAGCACCACGCAGAACGTCGGCCGGGTGCGCACCCGCGGCCTGGAGCTGGCGGGCGAATGGCATGACTGGCCGCTGCGCGGCCTGAGCCTGGAGGGGCATGTGGCCTTCAACCGCGCGACCATCCTGGAGAACGCCGCGCTGCCGGCCTCGGTGGGCAAGCATTGGCTGCGCGTGCCGCGCGTGCGCTCGGCGCTGACCCTGAGCTACCAGCCGGAGCGGGCCTGGACCTGGTCCGCCACCTATCGCCACAGCGGGCGCCAGTACAACGAACTGGACAACAGCGACCTGCAGCCCGACCGCTACGGCGGCGTCTCCTCCTACGGCCAGCTGGATCTGCGCCTGCTGTGGCGCGGCCTGCCGGGCCTGGAGCTGGCGCTGGGCGTGGACAACGTCGGCAACCAGCTCGCCTTCCAGGCCCATCCCTACCCGGGCCGCAGCCTGTTCGCGGAGGTGCGCCATGTCTTCTGA
- a CDS encoding Fur family transcriptional regulator has translation MERSTRQRAAIRSTIEAAGRPLSPQEVLDAAQAEVPGLAIATVYRNLKLLVDAGEIVPVTLPGESPRYEAHQTGHHHHFQCTECKRVFDVHACPGDLAALAPRGFTVDHHELTLYGRCDQCAAPRKRSGGGKT, from the coding sequence ATGGAACGATCCACCCGCCAGCGCGCGGCCATCCGCAGCACCATCGAGGCCGCCGGCCGGCCGCTGTCGCCGCAGGAGGTGCTGGACGCCGCCCAGGCCGAGGTGCCGGGCCTCGCGATCGCGACGGTGTATCGCAACCTGAAGCTGCTGGTCGATGCCGGCGAGATCGTGCCGGTCACCCTGCCCGGCGAGAGCCCGCGCTACGAGGCCCATCAGACCGGCCACCACCATCACTTCCAGTGCACCGAATGCAAGCGCGTGTTCGATGTGCACGCCTGCCCCGGCGACCTGGCCGCGCTGGCGCCGCGCGGCTTCACCGTCGACCACCATGAACTGACCCTGTACGGCCGCTGCGACCAATGCGCGGCGCCGCGCAAACGAAGCGGCGGAGGCAAGACATGA
- a CDS encoding VOC family protein encodes MTPQPMIAVRDVPASSRWYQAALGLASGHGGAEYEQLLDAAGAMVLQLHHWDAHEHAHLGDPALAARGNGMLLWFQHDAVAAAFERAQRAGATVLEPLKLNPLAQHREFWLRDPDGYVVVVAGRYGDIA; translated from the coding sequence ATGACCCCACAGCCGATGATCGCGGTGCGCGACGTGCCGGCCAGCAGCCGCTGGTACCAGGCCGCGCTGGGTCTGGCGAGCGGCCATGGCGGCGCCGAGTACGAGCAGCTGCTCGACGCCGCCGGCGCGATGGTGCTGCAGCTGCACCACTGGGACGCGCATGAGCATGCGCACCTGGGCGACCCGGCCCTGGCCGCGCGCGGCAACGGCATGCTGCTGTGGTTCCAGCATGACGCGGTGGCCGCCGCCTTCGAGCGCGCGCAGCGCGCCGGCGCGACGGTGCTGGAGCCGCTGAAGCTCAACCCGCTGGCCCAGCACCGCGAGTTCTGGCTGCGCGACCCGGACGGCTATGTGGTCGTGGTCGCGGGGCGCTACGGCGACATCGCTTAA
- a CDS encoding phytase has translation MKHWTRALCCALGLLLAGTAVRAEQQPQLSLDKGRGLLLQDAQGRELDRLALRAKRWDRRGDLALLQDADSGELRLLRAAGGRLRPEGRWAGPGFAVEQLCLFRDGQDLLHVFLLGEDGRSEQWLLHEGRARPERLLATPPEPGACRVRDGEARLYIAEPGVGLWAYEADAEREGRRLIAHAPQVDAAALVRRLDDWLAAHPAPAAAPALPLLAPSAQTRPMRSQGDAADDPAIWVHGRRPAASLILGTDKKRGLAVYDLQGRERQFLPVGRVNNVDLRQGLRYGGARRLDLAVASQRDEAGLVLFGIGAEGRVTELARLPTGLDEIYGLCVGRNEVGGLDIFPNDKDGRVLQLRLRRMGAVWRTERLREIRLASQPEGCVVDEAQGLLFVGEEKRGVWRLALGDPRAEPALAVPLGPTLAADVEGLAIYAGRQGRYLLVSSQGSDSYALFDAAPPHAPRGAFRIGIHARLGIDGASETDGLELTAANLGGVYARGLLVVQDGRKRLPQGPQNFKLLPWRAVAEALDLP, from the coding sequence ATGAAGCATTGGACGAGGGCGCTGTGCTGCGCGCTGGGCCTGCTGCTGGCCGGCACGGCGGTGCGGGCGGAGCAGCAGCCGCAGCTGAGCCTGGACAAGGGCCGCGGCCTGCTGCTGCAGGATGCCCAGGGGCGCGAGCTGGACCGGCTGGCGCTGCGCGCCAAGCGCTGGGACCGGCGCGGCGATCTGGCCCTGCTGCAGGATGCCGACAGCGGCGAGCTGCGCCTGCTGCGCGCGGCCGGCGGGCGGCTGCGGCCCGAGGGGCGCTGGGCGGGGCCGGGCTTCGCCGTCGAGCAGCTGTGCCTGTTCCGCGACGGGCAGGACCTGCTGCATGTCTTCCTGCTCGGCGAGGACGGGCGCTCCGAGCAATGGCTGCTGCATGAGGGTCGGGCGCGGCCCGAGCGCCTGCTGGCCACGCCGCCGGAGCCCGGCGCCTGCCGGGTGCGCGACGGCGAGGCGCGGCTCTACATCGCCGAGCCCGGCGTCGGCCTGTGGGCCTACGAGGCCGATGCCGAGCGCGAGGGCCGGCGGCTGATCGCCCATGCGCCGCAGGTCGATGCGGCCGCGCTGGTCCGGCGTCTGGACGACTGGCTGGCCGCGCATCCCGCGCCGGCCGCGGCGCCGGCTCTACCGCTGCTGGCGCCCAGCGCCCAGACCCGGCCGATGCGCAGCCAGGGCGATGCGGCCGACGACCCGGCGATCTGGGTGCATGGGCGCCGGCCGGCGGCCAGCTTGATCCTCGGCACCGACAAGAAGCGCGGCCTGGCGGTCTACGACCTGCAGGGCCGCGAGCGCCAGTTCCTGCCGGTCGGCCGGGTCAACAACGTGGATCTGCGCCAGGGCCTGCGCTACGGCGGCGCGCGCCGCCTGGACCTGGCGGTGGCCAGTCAGCGCGACGAGGCCGGGCTGGTGCTGTTCGGCATCGGCGCCGAGGGGCGTGTGACCGAGCTGGCGCGCCTGCCGACCGGCCTGGACGAGATCTACGGCCTGTGCGTCGGCCGCAACGAGGTGGGCGGGCTGGACATCTTCCCGAACGACAAGGACGGCCGCGTGCTGCAGCTGCGCCTGCGCCGCATGGGCGCGGTCTGGCGCACCGAGCGGCTGCGCGAGATCCGCCTGGCCAGCCAGCCGGAGGGCTGCGTGGTCGACGAGGCGCAGGGCCTGCTCTTCGTCGGCGAGGAAAAGCGCGGCGTCTGGCGCCTGGCGCTGGGCGACCCGCGCGCCGAGCCGGCGCTCGCGGTGCCGCTGGGGCCGACCCTGGCCGCCGATGTCGAGGGCCTGGCGATCTATGCCGGCCGGCAGGGGCGCTATCTGCTGGTGTCCTCGCAGGGCAGCGACAGCTATGCGTTGTTCGACGCCGCCCCGCCGCATGCGCCGCGCGGCGCCTTCCGCATCGGCATCCATGCGCGGCTGGGCATCGACGGCGCCTCGGAGACCGACGGGCTGGAGCTGACAGCCGCCAACCTCGGCGGCGTCTACGCGCGCGGCCTCTTGGTGGTGCAGGACGGCCGCAAGCGCCTGCCGCAGGGGCCGCAGAACTTCAAGCTCCTGCCCTGGCGCGCGGTGGCCGAGGCGCTGGACCTGCCTTAA